Genomic DNA from Oscillospiraceae bacterium:
TTTACCCACATTCAACAAAATTGCTTTGTGAGCATCAAAAAATCGAAAAAAGTTTTAAAAATGTATTGCACATTTTCGCATTTTGTGATAGAATAATGGTAAGCGAAAAGTTATCGCAAAAATTAACATTTAAAAGGAGATTAAACCATGAAAAAAATCGCTCTTTTTCTTGCGGTAGTATGTCTGGCAGCTGTTTTCACAACTGTTGCGTTTGCAGCCGGAGATTTTATCGCATTTGACTTCAGAACTGAAGATGCTATCAAGCAGAACGCTACTATCAGTGTTTCCGGTATCAGCGAAAAGCAGTTTATTGAAGGTGGATATGAAGTTCTTACTTCCAACAACGACCCTTACATAAACTTGAGCATCAAGTCCAAGCATCGTTTCAATGCTGCTGATTATCCTGTATTCAGAATTGATTACAAAATTATTGAAGGCGCTCCCAGCAAGTCTCAGCTTTTCTTCAATGCAAGCACCAGCGGCTTCACCATGGGTTCTTCCGGTACCTTCACCGAATACGCTACCGACCTTACCACTATGGATTACCAGAGCACCGTTATCGACATGGAGCTTCTTTCCAACTCTCAGTGGGCTGACACCATCAAGGCTCTCCGTCTCGACGTTGCAACAATTCCCGATTGCCGTATAGCAGTTCGTTTTGTAGGTATGTTCACTAACGAAAAGGATGCTTTAAAGTTCGACTATGATAAGTGGGCTGAAGAAAATCCCCCCTACACCAAGGAAGATGCTAAGGAAGATACTACCACTTCTGCTGATACTGCTACCACCGCTCCTGCAACTCCCGCTCCTGCAACTCCCGCTCCCGCAGCTCCCGCTGAAGGCTCCGCTCCTCAGACAGCAGATCCCTTCACCGCAGTTGCAGCTGTAATGGCAATTTCTGCAGGCGTTGCTCTTGCAATCAAAAAGAGAAGATAATAGTTAATTAATTAAAACTTGCGAAACGCTATGCGCTTCGCAAGTTTTTTTATGCAAAAATACTGTTTAAAGCGCCACTACTGATGATTTTGCACAAATAATCACATTTAATGTATTGACATCTTATCCAATGTGTGGTAATATATAAATATAAATAATGATTTTGAGGAGAATTAAATATGAAAAGGATAATGCGTTGTGCTGTGACAGTATTATTGGTGGTATGCGCTTTTGTTTTATGTTCGTGTAGCTCTGACGGCGCTGATGATGTATATACTGCAAATCGGGATAATCGCGTCACCAGACCTGTGGAGGAAACAGTATTTTCGGGTCGTAATGCAGAGCCTGACGAGCTTCCTGAAATAGATTTTGAAGATCGTGAATTTCGCATACTCGCCCGTGACCGCGACGATTTCAAAGAAGAAATAGGAGTGGAGCTTAAACAAAACGAGGAAGTAGTATCAAATGCCGTTTTTACGCGCAATAAAGAAGTGGAGGACAGGTTTGGTGTCAAGATTGTCGCAACCCATGTCGCTCAGCCCTATAATGACATAAAAAAGACAGTAAAAGCGGGGCTGGATTCCTATGATTTAGTGGTTGACCATGTCAGATCTCTTAGTGCAACGGCTGTGGATGGTATTTTCATCCCGGTGGATGAGCTTGAATACGTAAATACGGAAAAGCCTTGGTATATGAAAAATGCTACCGATAATATCAGCGTTAAAGGAAAATCGTATTTCCTTGCAGGGGATTTCTGCTTGTCGCTTTATAGATTTACATATTGTATGTACTTCAACAAGGATATACTTGCCAAGCACCCGGATATGGAGGATCTTTACACCGTCGCTCTGGAGGGACGATGGACAATCGATTATCTGAACAATCTTGTTAAAGACCTTTGGTATGACCTTAACGGAAATGGCGAACGTGACAACAAGGATGAATATGGTTTTACATCGGATTGGCACAGCTCCGCCGTTACCTATCAGTATTCAATGGATAACCCTGTTATGACCATGGATTCGGAGGGTATACCGCAGCTCAGCTTCAATACTCCCAAAATGGTTAACATAGTTGCAAAGGTTTGTGAGTTGTTCCGGGATAACCCCGGTTCATTCACCGGCGAGTGGGAAGTCCCCGATCCTATTTTCCGCGAAGGCAGAGCATTGCTTATGAACAGCCGATTCAATGCTACCAGCGGATTGCGTGCTGTCGACTTTGATTTTGGTATTATTCCGTATCCTAAGTACGATGAGGACCAAAAGGAATATTACACCATGGTGGACGGCGCTCATTCAATAATGGCGGTACCTTTGACGGCTGATGCGGAGTTCTCAAGTGTAATAATCGAAGCGCTTAATGCCGAAAGCTATAAAAAGGTTATTCCTGCTTACTATGAAACCGACCTTAAGGTTAAAGGCGCGCGCGGTGATGAACAGGCGGCGGAAATACTTGATATGATAAGTAAAGGCGTTAAATTTGATTTCGGTTATGTTTACGGTCCTTACGGTACTCTTATTTCCAGCGTTATTGCGAGTGGCAACCGCAACTTTGCTTCCGAATACGATAAGCAGGAAAGAACGGCACTTAAAACCTATAACACAATTATAGAAAAATATCTCGACATAGCATAGATAAAAAACAGGCAATGCATTAGCGCAGTGTCCGGGGGGACACTGCGCAGCGATATAAATTCCTGCGGAATTTGATATATGTGCTTCGCACTCGATATGCCGCAAGCGGCGCGATATGTCACTTCGTGACGAGAATTTATATTATACCCGCATTTGCGTAAGCAAATATATCGCGTTGTCGCAAGACAACATATCACCGGATAAACAAAACCTCTGAATTCGGCTTTTCATGCCGTTTTCAGAGGTTTTTTCTTATTTAACTATCCTTTAGAACACAATACCTTGCATTGCCTGCTTACTTTTACTCGGAGATTTTTGTTATGTCTGCACCAACAGTGCGAAGTTTTTGTATCATGTCTTCATATCCGCGCTCAATGTGGTAAATCTCTTCAACCTCACTCTTTCCTTCGGCAACAAGAGCGGCGATTACCATAGCGGCACCTGCGCGTAAATCTACGGCACGAACCTTAGCGGGCGTCAGAGCTTTTACGCCTGTCACCTCGGCGGTTGTCTTTTCGACAGTGATGGAAGCACCCATACGCTTCAATTCCTCAACATATCTGAAACGGCTGTCCCATACGCCTTCGGTGAGTGTTGAAACACCGTGAGCAAGACACAGAAGCACGCACATCTGAGGATTCATGTCGGTAGGAAAACCGGGATAGGGGAGAGTTTTAACGCTTATACTTTCGAGAGTCTTGCCTTCTTCAAGATAGACCGTAACGGCCTCGTCCTCTTCATCTATCGTTGCGCCCATTTCGGAAATTTTTGCGGAAATGGATTCAAGATGCTTGGGGATAACGTTATTTATTTTAAGTCTGCCGCCTGTTGCTGCGGCGAGCACCATATATGTTCCTGCCTCGATCATATCGGGAATTATAGCATAAGTAGTACCGTGGAGAGTATCCACACCTTTGATTTTTATGATTCCCGTTCCTGCACCGCTTATTTGTGCACCGCAGGCGTTGAGGAAGTTTGCTGTATCGACTATGTGTGGCTCATGAGCTGCATTTTCGATTACGGTAGTGCCTTTTGCTTTTACCGCCGCAATCATTATATTAATGGTAGCACCGACAGAAACAATATCCATGTACACAGAATCACCGACGAGACCTTTTTCCGGGTCGGTGGTAGCGTTTATGTGCTTCTTTTCGATTGTGACAATATCAGCCCCCAATGCTTCAAAGCCCTTTATATGCTGGTCTATGGGGCGCGAACCGAAATCACAACCGCCGGGGCAGTCCACATTGGCTCTTCCAAAGCGTGCAAGCTCTGCACCAAGAAGGTAATAGGAAGCACGCATTTTTCCCACCAGCTCCTGTGGAGTCAGGTCGGGATCTATGTTTGTTGAATCGATTTCTACGGTGTTTTTATCTATATATTTTATGTTGGCACCCATTGTTTCAAGAATTTCCAATGAAATGCGAACATCGCTTATGTCCGGAACATTTTCGATGGTTACCTTGCCTTCAACCAGAATGCTGGAAAGAATTATAGGTACGGCGGCGTTTTTCATGCCGGAGACATGAATTTCGCCATTCAGCGGTTTGCCACCGTTAATGACATATTTATCCATGAATTGGTTGGGGACCTCCCTTTTGATTTGTATATAAAGTCTTGATGTATAAAATCGCAAAAACATACCGCGTTTTTACACAACCGACAGCAAAATCACATTCTACCACATTATTATATATAACTAATGCAAACAGAACATAAATAAACATATTAAAAAATGTAAAATTTTATTGTCGCTCAAATCCGCTTACTCCGTCAAAAATCTTGATGTCATCGTTCGTGGTGGTTATTTCCCATGAGGGTATAAGGAAATACTCGTTGTTTGTCGATATTACAGGGTAATAAACCATGCGGATGTTTTTCACCGAAACATTGTCCTTCTTCAGCAAAAACAATGCATTCGGTGCGTCGATATATTCCTTTTCATAAAAGGCTTCGAAAGAATCAAAAAAGTATTTTCCCGAAAAGTAAATCAGCTCGTCATCACTGAAAACACAGACGAACGCACCGTTGTGGACAGCCATGCCGTCGATGTAAAGCGTGGAATATACAATACTTACCCCGTTTTGCTCGATATATCCGTCGGCTGTATAAGTGAAGCTGTTTTCGGGATCCGTGAAGCGTTTAAAGCTTTTTTTTAGCTTTTTTGCCAGATTGGAAGTGAGCTTTTTGATGTTTTCGGGCGGTGTAGTGCTTAAAACAGTTGTATTGTCATGCCTGTTTTTTAATAATCCGTATTCGAAATTTCCGTTATCAAAATAACTGATGTAAGCTTTTTCGGATTGGTACGTGATACCGTCAGGCAGGCTGTATTCCGCCACAATCTCCCCCAGAACACTTTGAGCCGCCGTAAGATGGCTGTCAGACGAAGAATTCATGCAAATTACGCACTGAGTATACTTTTGAGCGGGTATTGCTTCTTCATCTACATAAATACCGTTGCTTGCCAGTGCCTTTACAGAAGCATGCAGCATTTCCCCGGAGAGCCTTGAATCCTCCGATTTTGTGATGAGGAGATTTATCAAAAGAAAAATATTGACTGCCGCAAGCAGAATTATGAAAAAACTTTTTATTTTTGAGCTGTTCATATGATACTACCGTTTTTTAAATTACTGCCGTTTTAGGTTACGGCGATCCAACTGGCATTGGCAGTTTTACCATTTTTTGAAATCACGTAGCCGGGCTTGTAGTCAATTACTGTTTTTCCGTTTGAAACCGGAGTGGCACGGAATGCAATCTCGGGTGAAATCAGGGTTATCTTTCGAACGGAATTGCGGTAAATGCTGTAAGTCGGAATATGAGCTCGTATTACGGAATCGCTGCCAATTTCGAGAGTTATTCTATCCAGCCCATAGAATGGGATTGAATCGAAACTGTAAGTGAATTCAAATCTCATAATGTCATTTTCTTTGTTGTAATTGACCTTAGAAAGCATCAATTCACCGTTTCCGCCTATGATGTCACCGCTGAATCCTCCCACAAGAGTTAGTGCGGCGTTAAGCTTGTCCGAAACGGAAAAGCTGTCTGACTGTTTGTCCAATACTTTGTAAAGGGGTATGCCGCCTTCTTCAGCGTTGTAAGTCATATATCCGTCGGCTGAAAGTGCCAATGCGGCGTTGCTTTCAACAAAGTAAATAATGTCTTTGTCAACATAGTGACGCACAAGCCCTGTGTTCATTTTAAAGCTTTTTAGGATAGAAAGTATCCTGTCATTCTTAATCATAGAATCGCTTTGGGTCAAAGAACTTATGAATGAAAGAGGATTGGAAATGCCCGCTTCATAGAACTGCATGTTAGATTGAAGCGGAATATCCGGTGAAACGTTGTCGGTTTGGTTGGCAAAAAAATCAGATTCAAATGACAATATCGACGGTACAATTACTTTACTGCCAGTATATGCCGAAATGACGGCACTGTTAACAGGATATGCGGTGGCTTGCGCTTGAGAAACAGGGATGAACTTCATTATTGCGCCCGCCGAATCCATAGAGTAAGCAATGAGTCGGCCGTTATCATCCTCCGTCATGAGAATTTTTGAAATATTACAAAAATCTCCGTTATAATAACCATCCGCTTCGCTGTCGCAATACAGCTTCAATACATATGCCGAAAGCTCGCTGTTGTAGCGCAGAAGGGTATAATTGTTGTTTTTCAGCACCTCAAGATATTCATCGTAATCGGTGGGTATTCCGTTATATTGAGAACCCAGAAATTCCGAAATATACATGACAACATCATTGTAAACGCTGACGAGCATGCTTTTTTGTTTTTCAACCGAGTAGGTGAGTGAACCTGACCTGAAGGTTATGGATGATGGGAAAACATATGGTGAGCTGTTTCGATCCTGCTGTGTACGTACAGAGTTTTCCGAGAATACCCACATTTTATCAGCCGGAAAGCTGTCGTTGCGGGTACTGGCAAGTATTCCGAAAGAGCCAAGCTTTATTTCCGTGAAGGAAACAAACATCCACAGCATGGATATAAACAATAATACAATTATTAAAAGCTTTATGCTTTCCGCCATCTTGCTGTCATAAGAAAAATTAAATTTCATATCTTTATTCCTTGATGGAGGATTTTAGAGGCAGGTAGATAAACACAGCGGTGCCTTTATCCAATGCACTCGTAATTGTAATATCTCCACCGTGAGCGGTTATGATGTCTTTGGATATCGCAAGACCCAGCCCGGTTCCGCCTTTGTCGGAGGTACGGGCTTTTTCAACACGGTAAAAACGCTCGAAAAGGTGTGGTATATCCGCTTCCGGAATACCCATGCCGTTGTCGCGTACCGTGAAAACGATGTACTGACCGTCTTTTAAATTCTTTGTGTTCTTTATGTTTTTCAAGTTCAGAGAAAGGGTTATCTCTCCGCCGTCCTGAGTGTATTTTACGGCGTTCTGAATTATATTTGTCAGAACCTGGTCTATTTTTTCGCGGTCGGCTGTAATCATGGGGATATTGTCGGGGACTTTTTCAACCGCAAGCTTTTGATTGTGAGATCTTGCCTCATGCTGCATTATTTCGGCACGGTTATTTAAAAGCTCTGTGGGTGAAAATGAGGATATTTTCCAGGAAACGCGGTTGTCGTCCAGCCTTGAAAGCATCAGCAGATCGTGCACTATGCGCGTCATACGGTCGGATTCGTCAACAATCATTTTCAGGAAGTGAGACACAAGCTCGGGAGGCATATCCGAACTGTTGTCAATAACGGTTTCCGCTGCGCCTTTTATACCCGTAAGAGGGGTGCGAAGCTCATGGGAAACATTGGCAACAAATTCTCTTCGCGCCAGTTCAAGTTCAAAATGCTCTGTAACATCGTGAATTACAGCTATATATCCTACATATGGTTCGTCGGAAATTTCAAACCGGAAGCTTCCGAAGTTAGCATCTATGACTCTTTGCTTGAATTTTATGTCCAAAAAAACTTTGCTTTCGCCGGAAGCAGTGTCTGAAATCAGCTCGTCGCAGGTGTAATCTATGCTAAGCAGGGTTACAAAGTCCGACATAGTCATGTCACGGTCGTAATCGTCCCCTATAAGATTTATGGCTGTTTGATTTATGTGCAGTATTTTACCGGAAGAGTCAAAAGCAATAACGCCATCCTTGAGATAAGAAAAGATTGTGCTGAGCTTTTCGCGCTCACCGATTATTTCATCAAGGTTGCTTTTAAGATCTCCGGCCATGGAGTTGAAGGCTTGAGAAAGTATACCTATCTCATCCTTGGAGTGTACTTCAACGCGCTGAGAAAAGTCTCCTTCCGAAATTCTGGTCGCGGTAGCTGTTATTTTCTGGATGGGAGCGGAAATTACAGAAGAGAGTATGAATGATAATATCAGTGCGATTATTATTCCCACCAGTAAAGCCTGTAAAACAATGGTGAAGATTATGGAAGAAATGCTCATCATTTCGTCGCGTGTATCCGCGATATAAATAATTACGCATCTTCCGCTGTCTTCCAGTCTTACGGCATAATCCATTACAGCAGGGGAAGAATATTCCTTTGAAACTCTGTTGCCGTTTATGGCGGAAATTAGATTTTGTGTTTTTGTAATGTTTGTATTGTTTATATCAGCGTTGCTGTCCAGGAATCCGCCTTTTGAGTTGAGAATATAAAAGCTGCGGTAAGGGTCGATTCCCAAGAACGATGAATATGCCGTGAGTTTGTCCTTGAGGCTTTCCACATAATTGTCGCTTCTTAGGCTCTCTGTCAGCATCGCAGTGTGCTCTTCGTCAAAAAATCCGTCCATCTGAGCTACAAAGTCTTCCTGGTAATATGAAAAAATGTTGTTGATCAGAATTGTTCCGATAACGGTCATTACAAGAATTATAAAAACCGTCAATGTGATAACAATTTTTGATTGAAGCTTGTTAAACATGACTTTCTCCCGTAGGTATTATTCGGGCTTCGCGAAAAAGTAACCTATTCCTTTTTTTGTTTGTATATATTCGGGGAGAGCAGGATTGTCTTCCAGCTTTTTTCTCAGTCTTGCAACGGTGACATCCACCGTTCTCATATCGCCGTAAAAGCCGTCGTAGCCCCATATTTCTTCCATGAGCTGTTCACGTGAGTAAACCTTACCCATGTTCTTGGCGAGAAAAGCGATGACCTCATATTCCTTTTTGGTAAGATCAAGCTTGACTTCACCCTTGAGCACTTCATAGCTTTCGTTATCAATGGTGAGTTTTCCGATTTTAATAACCTTGTCGGTTATTTTTCTTGTAACCATTTCGTTGGAATAACGACGGATGTTGGCTTTTATGCGGCTGAGAAGCTCGTTTATGCTGAACGGCTTAGTCATATAATCATCGGCACCGACCTCCAGCCCCATAACCTTGTCTGCCTCTTCCTCACGGGCGGTAAGCATTATAATGGGGGTGTCATTGACCTCACGCAGTCTTCTGCATACCTCAAATCCGTCCATGACGGGAAGCATCAAATCCAGCAGTATCAGATCATATTTTCCGCTTAGCGCTTCCTCAAGTCCGCTTCCGCCGTCATATACGGCTTTTGCATCAAATCCGTTTTTCTTGACATTAAAAAGCAAGATTTCCGCAATGGTTTTTTCGTCTTCCACAATGAGAATGTTTTTGTTCATAAGTTATAGCCTTTCATCGTACCGTTTCGTCGGGGATAAGTGAATTGATGATATCGTAGCTGTTTATGTGCTTTCCGAGTTCGTAAATTGCCGATACGCCTGTCATATCGGCATTTATCAGAACATTTGCTTTGGGAAAGCTGTTGAATTTTGAAATGACGTGATTTGCAAGCGCCTTTGATGAAGAATACTTTTGAGTTGGTTTTATATTAGTCTTATAAGTGACATAACCGGATTTTTCAAGAATTTCGTGTATTCCGCTTCCGATATCCGAGGGCAATGTTATAATCCGTGTTTTTTGCTTTGTTATGCGTTCAAGAAGCAAGTTTGAAGTATTTATGTCCCGGGTTAACAGCTCGACATCGGTATAATCCTTGTCTGCGTTTAACGCGATGGGGTATTGGCTCACAAAAATCTTCAGAACGCTTTGAGGGTTGTTTTTGATATATTCGGAAGAAAGCGCAAAAGCTGCATTAAGATTTGCTTTTTTCAATGCCACAAAAAGTGAAGGGATTACCGTTGGATCGGGGTCAGCAATGAACAAGTAAACATCACATGGCAAAATCTCCGGTTCATCCGGCTCTGTGTTTACAGGGGGCTTGATCACCGGCGGATCATCGGTAGAAGGGGCGGGCGGAGTAATCACATTGGTATTGTTGTCCTCCGGCGGAGTAACAACGGGCGGTGTAACAACAGGAGGCGGGGGAGTGTGCATTTCAATAAGCTTTCCGAAAGGCAATTTTGCAGATGCATCGCTCAGACGCACTATTGTGTTGTCTGTGTTCATTTCGATATAAAGCCCGAGATAATTTGCCGTTTCTATGGCGGGCAGATACAGGGTATCGTTAAACACTTTGATATTGATTTTTATCATTGCCTTTCCGTTGTAGGCATCGCTTGTTTTAAGCGAAAATGACAGATATTCCTCCGTTATTTCATTTTGCAAATAGAAAGAACCGCTTTTTGGATTGGAATAATAATACACATTATCCAAATCAATGAACATTGATATGGGGATATACACAACACCGTCTGCTGTCTGAGGCGGAGTTTTTTGCCAGTAAGAAAATACCGAATCATTTGTGTAAAGCAAGGGAACTGTATTGGCACGAACCGGAGTCGTGCCGACAGAAACAAAAGAAAAGAGCATAAAGACACACAGAAAGACCGACAGGAAACGTACTGCCGGATAGCTATTCTTGCGTACTGCTCTTTCCATAATGCTCCTCCAGGTAATTTACAGCCAGATCTACTACCAGCCCGTAGGATTTTATGCCCTCAGACTGACCGTTGGCTTTAAGAAATGTATCGTTGACAGCGCCCGATATCTGCGCGGCTTTTGAGGTACTGTACTTTTCAAAGAATTTTGAAAAAGCATCAAATTCTTCAAAAACGTTGTAATTAAGCTTGGACATGACCTCGAAATATCCCTCTGGGTCAGCAGAATACAGCGCGTTGGCAATATATGAAAAAATGCTCATTACTCCTGAATAACGCACATAAGGATTGTCGCTTTCGAGGCACACGAGAAATCCAACGAAATTTGCATCTCCCTCGTTAAACACGCCTCGTGCGTGGCACATTTCGTGCGCTACGGTATGCGGAAGTATATAGTCGGGGTAATTCACATTAACATTAGCTTCGCCGGTAAAATAGGTATATACGCCGGAAATGTGCAAATAGGTCATGGGCTCGCTTAGCGCTACCGGCTTTGCACGAAAGCCGACGGGAAAAATAAATGAGTATTTTTTGCTGAATTTTTTAAAGCATTCCAGCATTTCATCCGAAAGAGCGGAAAAATCCTCCCCCGAATAGCTCTGACCGTCACTTCCGTAATAAATATTTTCTGCATCGCGGTTAAGCATATTCACCATTATTTCGCAGGTGTTTTTTAAACGATGCGGAGTTATATCTTGGTTTTCTATCGCAAGATTATTGCTGAGCGGCAGTCTGTGATAAGACGGTGACACCGTAATAACAAAAACATCCAGTAAGATGAAGACGGTGCACAGTAAAATTTTTAGATATTTTTTAAAGTTCAGTTCGGAATCTTCGCTTTTGTCGGTAAAAATTCTGATATAAAACAGTATTATACCAACGGGCAAAAGAAGTATTATGCTTTCAGCCAGCGAAAACGGAATAACAGATGTAACGGCGCTCAGTACCATACGTACCGGACCCGAAACATATCTTACAAAAAACTCGGAAAAGTCGGAACTGAGTCTGAAAATGAAAAACAGGACAAAGCAAATAAGGCTTAAACCACAGAGTGTAAAGAAAAACGGCGAACAAAAAGAAAATTTTTTTTCGTCGGGTTTTAAACTGACTGCGCTGTGCATTATCGGCTCGTCCGGCTGTGCGGGTACTCCCGCCGCATGGGCGGGAGTACTTGTACTATTGTTTGTAAATTGATTATCCTTATACGACACGGCTTAAACTCTTTCGATCCAGCCCATATCGTCGGGAAGCTTGCCCCACTGCATACCTGTCATGACATCGTACAGCTTCTGGGAAATAGTGCCTATTTTACCGTCGTTTATGGTCATGACCTTGCCGTGGTAGTTGAGTTCGCCGACAGGAGAAATAACTGCCGCAGTACCTGTACCGAATACTTCCTGAAGCTTGCCGTCATCATATGCCTTTACAAGTTCATCAACGCTTATGCGGCGCTCGGTAGCTTTAATGCCCCATTTTCTGAGCAGCGCAAGGCAGGAATCACGTGTAACACCCGGGAGAATGCTTCCTTCATCCAGAGAGGGAGTCACAACCTCATTGTCGATAACGAAGAACACGTTCATCGCGCCAACTTCGTCGACATACTTGTGTTCAACACCGTCCAGCCACAGAACCTGGGAATAACCAAGCTCCTTTGCTTCCATCTGTGCCTTGAGCGATGCAACGTAGTTACCGCCGATCTTGGCAAATCCTGTACCACCCTTAACGGCACGTACATATTTGTTTTCGATGTAGATTTTTACGGGGTTCAGACCTTCTGCGTAGTATGCTGCGACAGGAGAAAGAATGATTATGAACATGTAGGATTTGGAAGGAGCAACACCCAGATGAGGTTCGGTTGCGATGATAAAGGGACGGATGTACAAAGAAGTTCCTTCTTTGGTGGGAATCCATTCTTTGTCAACCTCTACAACAGCTTTGATTGCCTGAAGAACATCGTCGGGATCAAGCTGAGGAATGCATATACGGTCGTTGGTTCTGTTCATTCTCTCAATGTTCTTCTGAGGACGGAAAAGCTGAATTTTGCCGTCTTCGGTGTAGTATGCCTTGAGACCTTCAAACATTTCCTGTCCGTAATGGAATACCATTGCGGCAGGGGAAAGGGATATGTCCTGATAGGGGACTATTCTGGGATTGTTCCAGGTTCCGTCTGAATAATCCATAATGAACATATGGTCGGTAAAATGACGTCCAAAGCCAAGGTTGTTATAATCGGGCTTCTGACGTGGAGAAGTTGTTTTTTCAATTTTGATATTTAACATAATTACGTGCCTCCAAAAAATATTTACACATTATTATACTACCGATACGGCTAAATTTCAATACAAAATATAAAAATTTCACATTTAATTGTGGAAAATTATTGTTGAAAAACAAATATTTTTTCTTTTATGTTAATGATGTGGAAAATTATCAATTTTAACTTGACAAT
This window encodes:
- a CDS encoding UDP-N-acetylglucosamine 1-carboxyvinyltransferase, giving the protein MDKYVINGGKPLNGEIHVSGMKNAAVPIILSSILVEGKVTIENVPDISDVRISLEILETMGANIKYIDKNTVEIDSTNIDPDLTPQELVGKMRASYYLLGAELARFGRANVDCPGGCDFGSRPIDQHIKGFEALGADIVTIEKKHINATTDPEKGLVGDSVYMDIVSVGATINIMIAAVKAKGTTVIENAAHEPHIVDTANFLNACGAQISGAGTGIIKIKGVDTLHGTTYAIIPDMIEAGTYMVLAAATGGRLKINNVIPKHLESISAKISEMGATIDEEDEAVTVYLEEGKTLESISVKTLPYPGFPTDMNPQMCVLLCLAHGVSTLTEGVWDSRFRYVEELKRMGASITVEKTTAEVTGVKALTPAKVRAVDLRAGAAMVIAALVAEGKSEVEEIYHIERGYEDMIQKLRTVGADITKISE
- a CDS encoding cell wall metabolism sensor histidine kinase WalK, yielding MFNKLQSKIVITLTVFIILVMTVIGTILINNIFSYYQEDFVAQMDGFFDEEHTAMLTESLRSDNYVESLKDKLTAYSSFLGIDPYRSFYILNSKGGFLDSNADINNTNITKTQNLISAINGNRVSKEYSSPAVMDYAVRLEDSGRCVIIYIADTRDEMMSISSIIFTIVLQALLVGIIIALILSFILSSVISAPIQKITATATRISEGDFSQRVEVHSKDEIGILSQAFNSMAGDLKSNLDEIIGEREKLSTIFSYLKDGVIAFDSSGKILHINQTAINLIGDDYDRDMTMSDFVTLLSIDYTCDELISDTASGESKVFLDIKFKQRVIDANFGSFRFEISDEPYVGYIAVIHDVTEHFELELARREFVANVSHELRTPLTGIKGAAETVIDNSSDMPPELVSHFLKMIVDESDRMTRIVHDLLMLSRLDDNRVSWKISSFSPTELLNNRAEIMQHEARSHNQKLAVEKVPDNIPMITADREKIDQVLTNIIQNAVKYTQDGGEITLSLNLKNIKNTKNLKDGQYIVFTVRDNGMGIPEADIPHLFERFYRVEKARTSDKGGTGLGLAISKDIITAHGGDITITSALDKGTAVFIYLPLKSSIKE
- a CDS encoding response regulator transcription factor, whose amino-acid sequence is MNKNILIVEDEKTIAEILLFNVKKNGFDAKAVYDGGSGLEEALSGKYDLILLDLMLPVMDGFEVCRRLREVNDTPIIMLTAREEEADKVMGLEVGADDYMTKPFSINELLSRIKANIRRYSNEMVTRKITDKVIKIGKLTIDNESYEVLKGEVKLDLTKKEYEVIAFLAKNMGKVYSREQLMEEIWGYDGFYGDMRTVDVTVARLRKKLEDNPALPEYIQTKKGIGYFFAKPE
- a CDS encoding DUF3810 domain-containing protein, with product MSYKDNQFTNNSTSTPAHAAGVPAQPDEPIMHSAVSLKPDEKKFSFCSPFFFTLCGLSLICFVLFFIFRLSSDFSEFFVRYVSGPVRMVLSAVTSVIPFSLAESIILLLPVGIILFYIRIFTDKSEDSELNFKKYLKILLCTVFILLDVFVITVSPSYHRLPLSNNLAIENQDITPHRLKNTCEIMVNMLNRDAENIYYGSDGQSYSGEDFSALSDEMLECFKKFSKKYSFIFPVGFRAKPVALSEPMTYLHISGVYTYFTGEANVNVNYPDYILPHTVAHEMCHARGVFNEGDANFVGFLVCLESDNPYVRYSGVMSIFSYIANALYSADPEGYFEVMSKLNYNVFEEFDAFSKFFEKYSTSKAAQISGAVNDTFLKANGQSEGIKSYGLVVDLAVNYLEEHYGKSSTQE
- a CDS encoding branched-chain amino acid aminotransferase; this encodes MLNIKIEKTTSPRQKPDYNNLGFGRHFTDHMFIMDYSDGTWNNPRIVPYQDISLSPAAMVFHYGQEMFEGLKAYYTEDGKIQLFRPQKNIERMNRTNDRICIPQLDPDDVLQAIKAVVEVDKEWIPTKEGTSLYIRPFIIATEPHLGVAPSKSYMFIIILSPVAAYYAEGLNPVKIYIENKYVRAVKGGTGFAKIGGNYVASLKAQMEAKELGYSQVLWLDGVEHKYVDEVGAMNVFFVIDNEVVTPSLDEGSILPGVTRDSCLALLRKWGIKATERRISVDELVKAYDDGKLQEVFGTGTAAVISPVGELNYHGKVMTINDGKIGTISQKLYDVMTGMQWGKLPDDMGWIERV